Proteins encoded in a region of the Candidatus Eisenbacteria bacterium genome:
- the modA gene encoding molybdate ABC transporter substrate-binding protein, with protein sequence MVLNPGDAIAERVPRNALRVFAAASLAESFGELARHFEDVNPAVRVQLNLAGSQQLAAQLEQGAIADVFASADERWMDHVRQVGLVMGTPAHFARNRLVVIVPRTNPARIARLQDLARRGIKLVMGAESVPVGRYGREMLRNLASVTGFDPDFARRVLANVVSEEENVKAVVGKVQLGEADAGIVYRSDVTPALSRFVRTFEIPDSANVLTLYPIAVLAGTRAPELSRAFVELVRSPEGQRILAERGMIPVVAAP encoded by the coding sequence ATGGTCCTCAATCCCGGTGACGCAATCGCGGAACGCGTGCCGCGGAACGCGCTCCGCGTCTTCGCAGCGGCGTCACTCGCAGAGTCGTTCGGCGAACTGGCGCGACATTTCGAAGACGTGAATCCCGCAGTTCGAGTTCAGCTGAATCTCGCCGGCTCACAGCAGCTCGCTGCGCAACTCGAGCAGGGCGCGATTGCCGACGTCTTCGCCTCCGCCGACGAACGCTGGATGGACCACGTTCGACAGGTCGGGCTGGTGATGGGGACGCCCGCACACTTCGCGCGTAATCGACTGGTCGTCATCGTGCCGCGAACCAATCCCGCGCGCATCGCGCGACTTCAGGACTTGGCGCGACGCGGAATCAAGCTGGTCATGGGTGCGGAATCGGTCCCGGTCGGCCGCTATGGCCGGGAGATGCTCCGCAATCTGGCGAGCGTCACGGGGTTCGATCCCGACTTCGCACGCCGTGTCCTCGCGAATGTGGTCTCTGAAGAGGAAAACGTGAAGGCGGTGGTCGGCAAGGTCCAGCTCGGAGAGGCCGATGCGGGCATCGTCTATCGTTCGGATGTGACGCCGGCGCTGTCGCGATTCGTTCGAACGTTCGAGATTCCCGACTCCGCAAACGTCTTGACGCTCTATCCGATCGCGGTACTCGCAGGCACGCGAGCTCCCGAGCTGTCGCGAGCCTTCGTCGAACTGGTGAGGTCGCCCGAAGGGCAACGCATCCTTGCAGAGCGCGGGATGATCCCGGTCGTCGCGGCGCCGTGA
- a CDS encoding TOBE domain-containing protein: MPRRAAKPLWTRRSPRSEPEVTPCRQCAKYCNILSQPDGEHISITYPKLHRRITTLNTLDVREAAALLHLDVRRVQSLARKGKLPAVRVGRKWLFHRDQLERLLGLSESTPAPDSFSISARNRLRGRISTLRTDGLMAEVTVRIGDQELVAVITRSSAESMDLRIGDEAFAVIKATEVIVGKHRKES, from the coding sequence GTGCCACGGCGAGCGGCCAAGCCCCTTTGGACACGTCGATCCCCCCGTTCTGAACCTGAAGTCACCCCTTGCCGGCAGTGCGCTAAGTACTGCAATATACTGTCGCAACCAGACGGTGAGCACATTAGCATCACTTATCCCAAGCTCCACCGGAGAATTACCACCCTGAACACTCTCGACGTACGCGAGGCCGCGGCCCTGCTTCACCTGGATGTTCGACGCGTTCAGAGCCTTGCTCGAAAGGGAAAACTCCCTGCCGTTCGCGTGGGACGAAAGTGGCTGTTCCATCGCGATCAGTTGGAGCGATTGCTCGGCCTCTCCGAATCCACACCCGCGCCTGACTCATTCTCGATCAGCGCACGAAACCGCCTGCGCGGTCGCATCTCAACGCTTCGAACCGACGGACTGATGGCCGAGGTCACCGTACGGATCGGCGATCAGGAACTGGTTGCCGTGATCACGCGTTCCTCCGCCGAATCGATGGACCTCCGCATTGGGGACGAGGCCTTCGCCGTGATCAAGGCCACCGAGGTCATCGTCGGCAAGCACCGAAAGGAGTCGTGA
- a CDS encoding sigma-54-dependent Fis family transcriptional regulator, with protein MAPVSVLIVDDDEEFRSSLALLLNREGHSIREAGSLEDAKRLLAESTPDVVLVDLGLPDGDGASLLKDEAVAAQSELVVITGNASVPSAIEALRHGATDYLVKPVERSRLRAIFANVTRTRELKTEIRGLKHELRDLGRFGRLVGHSPAMQRVFDLIDRVTRTNASVLITGESGTGKEVVAETIHRMGSRKAARFLAVNCGAIAPSLMESELFGHQKGSFTSADRERRGHFEEANGGTLFLDEVTEMPIELQVKLLRVLETGTITRVGSSEVIPVDVRVIAATNQDPLEAIKARALREDLYYRLNVFPIQLPPLRDRGEDLVMLANQFLAEATERHGVECRWSSEATERLTNYAWPGNVRELRNAVERAVILSDGVIRPESLPASAPIDRHATHGPTLEVRVGASIEEVERRLIFATLDQLKGDKRRAAKILGVSLKTLYNRLNAYELADPRGHGESAAAGNGTSGQLAAESA; from the coding sequence ATGGCGCCCGTCTCGGTATTGATCGTCGATGACGACGAAGAGTTTCGCAGCAGTCTCGCGTTGCTGTTGAACCGTGAGGGTCACTCGATTCGCGAGGCCGGCAGTCTCGAGGACGCGAAGCGACTGCTTGCCGAGTCTACGCCCGACGTGGTGCTCGTCGATCTGGGCCTCCCGGACGGCGATGGCGCCTCCCTGCTCAAGGACGAAGCGGTCGCCGCCCAGTCGGAACTGGTCGTGATCACGGGGAACGCCAGCGTGCCATCCGCGATCGAGGCGCTTCGGCACGGAGCGACCGACTATCTCGTGAAGCCGGTCGAACGCTCGCGCCTGCGGGCGATCTTCGCCAACGTGACTCGAACGCGCGAGCTCAAGACGGAGATTCGCGGACTCAAGCACGAGCTGCGGGATCTCGGACGCTTCGGACGATTGGTGGGCCACTCTCCCGCAATGCAGCGTGTGTTCGACCTGATCGACCGCGTCACGCGCACCAATGCGAGCGTACTCATCACAGGGGAAAGCGGCACCGGGAAGGAAGTCGTGGCGGAGACGATTCATCGCATGGGCTCCCGCAAGGCCGCACGGTTCCTGGCCGTCAATTGCGGCGCGATCGCTCCGTCGCTCATGGAGAGCGAGTTGTTCGGACACCAGAAGGGCAGCTTTACGAGCGCCGATCGGGAGCGGCGAGGCCACTTCGAGGAAGCCAACGGCGGAACGCTGTTTCTCGACGAAGTCACGGAGATGCCGATCGAACTTCAGGTCAAACTCCTGCGCGTGCTCGAGACCGGCACCATCACCCGCGTCGGCTCGTCCGAGGTGATTCCAGTCGACGTGCGGGTGATCGCCGCCACGAATCAGGATCCCCTCGAGGCCATCAAAGCGCGTGCGCTTCGCGAGGACCTCTACTACCGACTCAACGTCTTTCCGATCCAGCTTCCGCCGCTGCGCGATCGCGGGGAGGACCTGGTCATGCTGGCGAACCAGTTCCTCGCGGAAGCCACGGAGCGCCATGGCGTCGAGTGTCGTTGGAGCTCGGAAGCGACTGAGCGCCTCACGAACTATGCCTGGCCAGGCAACGTGCGCGAGCTTCGCAATGCGGTCGAACGCGCGGTCATCCTCTCGGATGGTGTGATTCGACCCGAGTCGCTGCCCGCGTCGGCTCCGATCGACCGGCACGCGACCCATGGGCCGACGCTCGAGGTGCGGGTGGGCGCATCGATCGAGGAGGTCGAGCGACGGTTGATCTTCGCGACCCTCGACCAGCTCAAAGGAGACAAGCGGCGGGCGGCCAAGATCCTCGGCGTCAGCCTCAAGACGCTCTACAACCGACTCAACGCCTACGAGCTGGCCGATCCTCGCGGACACGGCGAGTCCGCTGCGGCCGGCAACGGCACTTCCGGCCAGCTCGCGGCCGAGAGCGCGTAA
- a CDS encoding response regulator has translation MKPQPIILLVDDDDDFLMVARRAIQREGVRADVVVAHDGLEALRTLGLEDEAGASPRARDVELIILDLRMPSMSGWDVIHRIREARRTRMIPIVVMSSSDRPDDAARCYALGANSFVLKRFDPRGPGSYVADVARYWTQLNHSARSE, from the coding sequence ATGAAACCACAGCCGATCATTCTGCTCGTCGACGACGACGATGATTTCCTCATGGTGGCGCGCCGCGCCATCCAACGAGAGGGCGTGCGGGCCGACGTGGTGGTCGCGCACGACGGGCTCGAGGCGCTTCGCACGCTCGGACTCGAGGACGAGGCAGGTGCATCCCCGCGCGCCCGCGACGTCGAGCTGATCATCCTGGATTTGCGCATGCCTTCGATGAGCGGCTGGGACGTCATCCACCGCATTCGCGAGGCACGGCGGACCAGAATGATCCCGATCGTCGTCATGTCGTCCTCGGATCGCCCAGACGATGCGGCGCGGTGCTACGCATTGGGCGCGAACAGTTTCGTGCTGAAGCGATTCGACCCCCGCGGCCCCGGCAGTTACGTCGCCGATGTCGCTCGCTACTGGACTCAATTGAATCACTCGGCCCGGTCCGAGTAA
- a CDS encoding outer membrane beta-barrel protein, whose translation MHRIRPLTNLELLSRSAIGTALVISLTLVGSLARATEIIPSIGMTNAVDEGDESARVLVGLALRQNFGPITPEIGITYRTEERFDGVLRQRMWPVTASLWLTPIPVLYAGAGVGWYYTTFDFDQDRVPLLQDETRQDFGVHVGGGLRFPIAPAATLDVHGRYVMMQDQDSRLVPETFDPDFWSLSAGLGFNF comes from the coding sequence ATGCATCGCATACGACCCCTCACGAATCTGGAGCTGCTCAGCAGATCCGCCATCGGTACGGCGCTGGTGATCTCTTTGACTCTCGTAGGTTCACTTGCGCGGGCCACCGAGATCATTCCCTCGATCGGCATGACCAATGCCGTGGACGAAGGTGACGAGAGCGCGCGTGTGCTCGTCGGCCTGGCGCTCCGACAGAACTTCGGGCCCATCACACCCGAAATCGGGATCACTTACCGCACCGAGGAGCGCTTCGATGGAGTGCTGCGTCAGCGGATGTGGCCGGTGACCGCGTCGCTGTGGCTCACGCCGATCCCGGTGCTCTACGCAGGAGCGGGGGTGGGTTGGTACTACACCACCTTCGACTTCGATCAGGATCGCGTGCCGCTCCTGCAGGACGAGACCCGCCAGGACTTCGGCGTCCACGTCGGCGGCGGGTTGCGATTCCCGATCGCGCCGGCGGCGACACTCGACGTTCACGGCCGTTACGTGATGATGCAGGACCAGGACAGCCGCCTGGTACCGGAGACCTTCGACCCTGACTTCTGGTCACTATCGGCGGGGCTCGGTTTCAACTTCTAA
- a CDS encoding YtxH domain-containing protein: MSDFNDRNGEMILGFVLGAVVGAGVALLVSPSNGAENRKLLRDKARDWSGELRDRVSDLKNGAKRIADEVEPGLESAAQAGRELLSKARSTVKSTTGTESV; this comes from the coding sequence ATGTCTGACTTCAATGATCGCAATGGCGAGATGATCCTGGGATTCGTGCTCGGGGCAGTAGTCGGCGCAGGCGTCGCATTGCTCGTGTCGCCTTCGAACGGAGCCGAGAATCGGAAGTTGCTCCGTGACAAGGCTCGCGACTGGAGCGGAGAGCTTCGCGATCGCGTCTCCGACCTGAAGAACGGTGCGAAGCGAATCGCCGACGAAGTGGAGCCGGGACTCGAGAGCGCGGCACAGGCCGGACGCGAATTGCTCTCGAAGGCGCGCTCGACGGTGAAGTCGACGACGGGGACCGAATCGGTCTGA
- a CDS encoding phosphatase PAP2 family protein — translation MVLNPASARTDGNTLHTAVRAALLRQRLRFRIVRIEPGAAGSRSLATTVRRALRDGCDRVIAAGGDGTIGLVASCMCARSRSRTALAIIPTGTANVLARELGIPTTVPEAIALAVESQTTLELDAMKVGERLILTQLGIGADALMISDTRRAQQERYGRLAYLLAFIRQAASFRSIHFRLSIDGAALKARAWQLIVANAGSAGAPPFSYGPGVDPADGEVDLCLFDLRGWLGGATVFWRILTGRHRRDNNTSYYPVRDSLTIDTRRSVAVQGDGELIGTTPITLTVVPRAIRVVVPKSGATLEDHPDVAGTADIPREVSSATAESAPLAANGVVPTTPAAATLAEDLSAMVAQHSKTWVLHGMARHPIAALSALDAAIYIRLNRLAFGPPWDSLLIWTSRLMHYGEGWAVAALILVVRSPAQGVRAAAEMLPVLWLTMLTMNYPLKRLFRRRRPFVAFVEVRVLGPRPRDFSFPSGHSAAAFAGALLMSAHAPGWSPWLFAVATVVGFSRVYLGVHYPSDVLIGAAGGMGLAVLFRLLLHRLVEFAF, via the coding sequence GTGGTGCTCAATCCCGCTTCCGCGCGCACCGACGGCAACACACTTCACACCGCGGTTCGCGCCGCGCTGCTTCGACAGCGACTGCGATTCCGGATCGTGCGAATCGAACCCGGCGCGGCCGGTAGCCGCTCTCTCGCCACCACCGTCCGGCGCGCACTGCGAGACGGCTGTGACCGGGTCATCGCGGCCGGCGGAGACGGAACCATCGGCCTGGTTGCGAGCTGCATGTGTGCTCGATCGCGAAGCCGCACGGCGCTCGCGATCATTCCGACCGGAACCGCGAACGTGCTGGCGCGCGAGCTCGGCATTCCCACCACCGTTCCCGAGGCAATCGCGCTCGCCGTGGAATCGCAGACGACCCTCGAACTGGACGCCATGAAAGTCGGGGAGCGACTGATCCTGACACAGCTCGGAATCGGGGCGGACGCACTGATGATCTCCGACACCCGCCGCGCGCAGCAGGAGCGGTACGGCCGGCTCGCCTATCTGCTGGCATTCATTCGTCAGGCGGCTTCATTCCGAAGCATTCACTTTCGATTGAGCATCGACGGAGCCGCGCTCAAGGCACGGGCCTGGCAGCTCATCGTTGCGAATGCCGGGAGTGCGGGAGCACCGCCCTTTTCTTACGGCCCCGGCGTCGATCCAGCGGATGGCGAGGTGGATCTGTGCCTGTTCGACCTGCGCGGATGGCTCGGGGGCGCAACTGTATTCTGGCGGATTCTCACGGGTCGACATCGCCGCGACAACAACACCAGCTACTACCCGGTTCGCGACTCGCTCACGATCGACACCCGTCGCAGTGTGGCGGTCCAGGGTGACGGCGAGCTGATCGGCACGACCCCGATCACGCTGACGGTAGTTCCGCGTGCGATTCGCGTCGTGGTTCCGAAGTCCGGAGCGACACTCGAGGATCATCCCGACGTGGCGGGCACGGCCGACATTCCGCGCGAAGTCTCCAGTGCGACCGCGGAGTCCGCTCCCCTCGCCGCAAACGGCGTGGTCCCCACCACTCCGGCTGCCGCGACGTTGGCCGAGGATCTGAGCGCGATGGTGGCTCAGCATTCGAAGACCTGGGTTCTGCACGGAATGGCCCGGCATCCCATCGCGGCACTCAGTGCGCTCGACGCCGCGATCTACATTCGACTCAATCGCCTCGCGTTCGGCCCTCCGTGGGACTCGCTGCTCATCTGGACCTCGCGTCTCATGCACTACGGAGAGGGTTGGGCCGTCGCCGCGCTCATTCTGGTCGTCCGCAGTCCCGCGCAGGGGGTGCGCGCCGCGGCCGAAATGCTCCCGGTACTGTGGCTGACCATGCTGACCATGAACTATCCGCTCAAACGCCTGTTCCGGCGACGACGGCCGTTCGTGGCCTTCGTCGAAGTGAGAGTCCTCGGACCGCGGCCGCGCGACTTCTCGTTCCCGTCCGGACACTCGGCGGCGGCGTTCGCGGGGGCACTGCTGATGTCGGCGCACGCACCGGGATGGTCACCGTGGTTGTTCGCCGTCGCGACGGTGGTCGGATTCTCGCGGGTTTACCTCGGCGTTCACTATCCCAGTGACGTATTGATTGGTGCGGCCGGGGGCATGGGGCTCGCGGTGCTGTTTCGGCTGCTCCTGCATCGCCTGGTCGAATTCGCTTTCTGA
- a CDS encoding BON domain-containing protein gives MKRSLMVSLLRCAVVTVALGWAASSSAAPDPWVTAKVKIALMTSSEVSGLPIDVDTFDGRVTLHGKVATRQEQSNAAVVAGRVGGVRSVRNLLQVVSSKDRKVVNESDANLKDAVATALKNEHELDDSQVSVKSVNKGLVLLAGNAETLADHLRALETAAQVGGVKRLASEIKSPDRFADREIWDEKNPPSPGNPVSDAWITTETKTRFIFDSDIPASDINVDTHRGQVILFGVVPSQSVKDKALQIAKDVSGGKDAKDELQIVPPTMQARATADDSELEKSIRTRITDARLEGANVSVEVKAAVARLTGTYSKLGDRYEALLIARSTPGVSGVKDDMRREEGRASRD, from the coding sequence ATGAAGCGCAGCCTGATGGTTTCACTGCTGCGATGTGCCGTTGTCACCGTCGCTCTCGGTTGGGCGGCTAGCAGTTCAGCGGCGCCCGATCCCTGGGTGACCGCCAAGGTCAAGATTGCGCTGATGACCTCGAGTGAAGTCTCCGGCCTCCCGATCGACGTCGACACCTTCGACGGGCGCGTGACGCTGCACGGCAAGGTCGCGACCAGGCAGGAACAATCGAATGCCGCGGTCGTCGCCGGCCGCGTCGGCGGAGTGCGTTCGGTTCGCAATCTGCTGCAGGTCGTTTCGTCGAAGGATCGCAAGGTCGTGAACGAGAGCGACGCCAACCTCAAGGATGCGGTCGCGACCGCGCTCAAGAACGAACACGAACTCGACGACAGCCAGGTGAGCGTCAAGTCGGTCAACAAGGGCCTCGTGTTGCTCGCAGGAAATGCGGAGACCCTCGCGGATCACCTGCGGGCGCTCGAGACTGCGGCCCAGGTTGGCGGCGTGAAGCGTCTCGCCTCCGAGATCAAGAGTCCGGATCGCTTCGCCGACCGTGAAATCTGGGATGAGAAGAACCCGCCATCCCCCGGGAACCCGGTCTCCGATGCCTGGATCACGACCGAAACCAAGACGCGATTCATCTTCGATTCGGACATTCCGGCCAGCGACATCAATGTCGACACGCATCGTGGCCAGGTCATTCTCTTCGGGGTGGTCCCGAGCCAGAGCGTGAAGGACAAGGCGCTGCAGATCGCGAAGGACGTGTCGGGTGGAAAGGATGCCAAGGACGAGCTCCAGATCGTCCCGCCGACGATGCAGGCGCGAGCCACGGCGGACGACTCCGAACTCGAGAAGTCGATTCGGACCCGCATCACAGACGCCAGACTCGAAGGGGCGAACGTCTCGGTCGAAGTGAAGGCGGCGGTTGCGCGTCTCACCGGCACCTACAGCAAGCTCGGGGATCGCTACGAGGCACTCCTGATCGCGCGCTCGACCCCCGGAGTGAGTGGTGTGAAGGACGATATGCGGCGAGAGGAAGGCCGCGCGAGCCGCGACTGA
- a CDS encoding insulinase family protein: MIGCIAAFAGCDPAPSSGPPHVALAFETYTLPNGLEVILRRDARLPIAAVNLWYHVGPANEAAGRTGFAHLFEHMMFQASGHVPEDQYFAILEGAGSSFVNATTDFDRTNYLEDVPSNQLELALWLESDRMGFLLDRLDAASLANQQDVVRNERREAVENTPYQLAEERLFQRLFPKEHPYYAWVIGSHDDIQAAKLEDVREFFRSFYGPNNASLAIVGDIDVAQTKQWVDKYFGTLARGPEVAVPTAKAPVITSEVRDTVPDRIELPKVLMGWITPNAFQPGDAEAIVTARLLGGGKSSRLYRSLVYDQKIAQSVSASQQSLSLGSVFEVTLTAKPGHSAAELEQQFDGELGRFASEGPSAAELRAAKTALYSQMVEQLQHVGGLDGVANAFNRYNQYVQDPGFLQKDLERLDAVTASGVKRFVTEQLARDRRVVIHCIPGEKRLPPGPPTPAAPAKSDQTIVSAEPWRNERPKAGALSTTPLPAPLQFQLENGLTVLLVEQHGLPVVAAELVVRSGSAADPTAQPGLAGFTASMLDEGAGKRDALGIARELEALGASLGTIAYTDGSVASVSSLKGQAAAALGIMADVVTSPTFPAGEVDRVRNDRLTALVEQESQPMQTAMRVMARCVFGQAHPYGHLSLGSSDALKAIRREDLEAFYRGSYSPRNAALVLAGDLTESEARRLARGAFGSWSGDAPQSPAPGAGEPTDVRITVVDLPGASQTALVCAQPAVARSDPDYEKLNIMNQVLGGLVSSRVNINLREKHGYSYGAFSFIRENRGVAPLVVGAMVRGDATAPALREIMLEVAGMKARPMSTAELELARESIARGLPALFETAADVSGTVSWLFLYDQSLDYYAKMPERLASLTPASVFEATQRVLDPDAMRVIAVGDRKSIEPALVRLGLGVVTTRNSQGGEPIRP; encoded by the coding sequence TTGATCGGTTGCATCGCCGCGTTCGCCGGTTGCGACCCGGCACCGAGCAGCGGACCGCCTCACGTCGCTCTCGCGTTCGAAACGTACACCTTGCCGAATGGTCTCGAAGTGATCCTGCGTCGCGATGCGCGGCTACCGATCGCCGCGGTCAACCTCTGGTACCACGTCGGACCGGCGAACGAAGCCGCGGGCCGAACCGGGTTCGCTCATCTGTTCGAACACATGATGTTCCAGGCCTCGGGGCATGTTCCGGAAGATCAGTACTTTGCGATCCTCGAGGGTGCGGGATCCTCATTCGTGAACGCCACGACGGACTTCGATCGCACCAACTATCTCGAGGACGTGCCTTCGAATCAGCTCGAGCTGGCACTGTGGCTCGAGAGTGACCGCATGGGCTTCCTGCTCGATCGGCTGGACGCTGCAAGCCTCGCGAATCAGCAGGACGTGGTGCGCAACGAACGTCGTGAAGCCGTCGAGAACACCCCGTACCAGCTCGCAGAGGAGCGATTGTTCCAACGGTTGTTCCCGAAGGAGCATCCGTACTACGCATGGGTGATCGGCTCCCATGACGACATTCAGGCCGCGAAGCTCGAGGACGTGCGTGAATTTTTCCGCAGCTTCTACGGGCCCAACAATGCGAGCCTCGCAATCGTCGGCGACATCGACGTCGCGCAGACCAAGCAGTGGGTCGATAAGTATTTCGGCACCCTTGCGCGAGGCCCCGAGGTTGCGGTCCCGACCGCGAAGGCGCCGGTGATCACATCCGAGGTGCGTGACACGGTTCCGGATCGGATCGAATTGCCGAAAGTGCTGATGGGCTGGATCACGCCGAATGCATTCCAGCCCGGCGACGCCGAGGCGATCGTCACTGCGCGGCTGCTCGGAGGCGGCAAGTCGAGCAGGCTCTATCGGTCACTCGTCTACGATCAGAAGATCGCTCAGAGTGTCAGTGCTTCGCAGCAGTCGCTGAGCCTCGGGTCGGTGTTCGAGGTCACCCTGACGGCAAAACCAGGGCACTCCGCGGCCGAGTTGGAGCAGCAGTTCGATGGCGAGCTGGGGCGCTTTGCCTCGGAGGGACCGAGCGCAGCCGAGCTGCGCGCAGCCAAGACCGCGCTCTATTCGCAGATGGTCGAACAGCTGCAGCACGTCGGCGGGCTCGACGGAGTCGCGAATGCCTTCAATCGCTACAACCAGTACGTTCAGGACCCGGGATTCCTTCAGAAGGATCTCGAGCGTCTCGACGCCGTCACCGCGAGTGGAGTGAAGCGCTTCGTGACCGAACAGCTCGCTCGCGACCGCCGCGTCGTCATTCACTGCATTCCAGGCGAGAAACGACTTCCTCCCGGACCTCCGACGCCCGCGGCACCAGCGAAGAGCGATCAAACCATTGTGTCGGCGGAACCGTGGCGCAACGAACGCCCGAAAGCCGGCGCGCTCTCGACCACGCCCTTGCCGGCGCCACTGCAGTTCCAACTCGAAAACGGCCTCACGGTGCTGCTCGTCGAACAGCACGGACTGCCGGTCGTCGCAGCCGAACTGGTCGTGCGTTCAGGAAGCGCCGCAGACCCGACGGCCCAACCCGGCCTCGCCGGCTTCACGGCGTCGATGCTCGATGAAGGTGCGGGCAAGCGCGATGCGCTCGGAATCGCACGCGAACTCGAGGCCCTGGGTGCCAGCCTCGGCACCATCGCCTACACCGACGGCAGCGTCGCCTCGGTGAGTTCACTCAAGGGTCAGGCTGCGGCCGCACTCGGCATCATGGCCGACGTGGTGACCTCGCCGACCTTCCCCGCCGGCGAAGTCGATCGGGTGCGCAACGACCGGCTCACCGCCCTGGTCGAACAGGAATCGCAGCCGATGCAGACTGCGATGCGGGTCATGGCGCGCTGTGTGTTCGGCCAGGCGCACCCCTACGGACATCTGTCGCTGGGGTCGTCCGACGCGTTGAAGGCAATCCGGCGCGAGGACCTCGAAGCGTTCTACCGAGGCTCGTACTCGCCCCGCAATGCGGCGCTGGTACTCGCCGGAGACCTCACGGAGTCCGAGGCGCGGCGACTGGCTCGCGGCGCTTTCGGGAGCTGGAGCGGCGATGCGCCGCAATCCCCGGCGCCCGGTGCCGGCGAGCCGACGGACGTACGCATCACCGTTGTCGATCTTCCCGGCGCTTCACAGACCGCGCTGGTGTGCGCGCAGCCGGCGGTCGCGCGCTCGGATCCCGACTACGAAAAACTCAACATCATGAACCAGGTGCTCGGCGGGCTGGTCTCGAGCCGCGTCAACATCAATCTGCGCGAGAAGCACGGCTACTCGTACGGCGCGTTCTCGTTCATTCGGGAGAACCGCGGCGTGGCCCCACTGGTCGTCGGTGCCATGGTCCGAGGAGATGCCACGGCCCCCGCCCTTCGCGAGATCATGCTCGAAGTGGCCGGCATGAAGGCCAGGCCAATGTCCACCGCCGAACTCGAGCTGGCGCGCGAGTCCATCGCTCGCGGCCTGCCCGCATTGTTCGAGACCGCGGCGGACGTCTCCGGCACCGTCAGCTGGCTGTTCCTCTACGACCAGTCGTTGGACTACTACGCGAAGATGCCGGAGCGGCTTGCTTCGCTCACTCCGGCGTCGGTGTTCGAAGCGACACAGCGGGTCCTCGACCCGGATGCGATGCGCGTGATTGCGGTCGGCGACCGCAAGTCGATCGAGCCCGCACTCGTACGTCTCGGACTCGGAGTCGTCACGACCCGGAACTCACAGGGCGGCGAACCGATTCGACCCTGA